The proteins below are encoded in one region of Hordeum vulgare subsp. vulgare chromosome 3H, MorexV3_pseudomolecules_assembly, whole genome shotgun sequence:
- the LOC123440620 gene encoding inactive LRR receptor-like serine/threonine-protein kinase BIR2, whose product MTINIKFLLWLLLLFSASFCHGSELDIQCLKSVQKSVADPNGILKSSWKLNSSGVSGYICESTGVECWSHDQNRVLSLRLSSLGLQGPFPKGLDDCTSTIALDLSGNRFSGPIPSRIAHDAPHLSYLDLSNNGFSGEIPDSIADMVYHNVLNLEHNRLDGPIPERFNALGRLTTLSVADNLLSGSIPALLRKFPASHFAGNQGLCGAPLERPSGGRRVRGGLLLLLVLYFPRWLGLSKRLRASGLRV is encoded by the coding sequence ATGACCATCAATATCAAGTTCCTCCTGTGGCTGCTGCTCTTGTTCAGCGCATCGTTCTGCCACGGTTCCGAACTTGACATCCAGTGCCTGAAATCCGTGCAAAAATCAGTGGCCGACCCAAATGGCATCCTAAAATCTTCTTGGAAACTCAACAGCAGCGGCGTCAGCGGCTACATATGCGAATCCACCGGCGTGGAATGCTGGAGCCACGACCAGAACAGGGTCCTCTCTCTGCGCCTGTCCAGCTTGGGACTCCAAGGCCCGTTCCCCAAAGGCCTCGATGACTGCACGAGCACGATCGCGCTGGACCTCTCAGGCAACAGATTCTCAGGGCCGATCCCGTCGCGCATCGCACACGACGCGCCGCACCTCTCGTACCTGGATCTCTCGAACAACGGCTTCTCCGGCGAGATCCCGGACAGCATCGCCGACATGGTGTACCACAACGTGCTCAACCTCGAGCACAACCGGCTCGACGGTCCGATTCCAGAGCGGTTCAACGCGCTTGGCCGGCTAACGACGCTCAGCGTCGCCGATAACTTGTTATCGGGGTCCATTCCTGCATTGCTGCGGAAGTTTCCGGCGTCGCATTTTGCTGGTAACCAGGGGCTCTGTGGTGCACCTTTGGAGCGGCCATCGGGTGGCCGTCGGGTTCGTGGTGGCCTTCTACTTCTACTTGTACTGTACTTCCCGCGCTGGCTCGGCCTCTCCAAGAGGCTCCGTGCTTCCGGCTTGCGCGTGTGA
- the LOC123445081 gene encoding probably inactive leucine-rich repeat receptor-like protein kinase At5g48380, with the protein MSQWRDSLFYKGCTRSSTADVSSDLPGSTGDVGSYKLQVLAEQSCCLFHSVLAMADDTKFLLLVLLLSSSSLCFGSEFDIQCLKSVQQSVIDPFGVLKSSWNFENDSAGFICRFTGVECWHPDENRVSSLRLGNLGLEGPFLQGLQNCTSMSGLDLSNNYFSGPIPAEISRQMPYLTSLDLSYNSFSGSIPQSISQMTYLNALIFQHNQLSGQIPPQFDLLDRLTIFNVAENLLSGPIPTLLETFPASNFAGNQGLCGSPLDDCPVRIRLHRINDQSSIGAAVGFVVGFVVAFYFPHCFVCSERLRAYVVRI; encoded by the exons ATGTCCCAGTGGAGAGATTCTTTGTTTTATAAGGGCTGCACCCGTTCATCTACTGCAGATGTGTCTTCTGATTTGCCTGGATCAACTG GCGACGTTGGAAGTTACAAGCTGCAGGTTTTGGCCGAGCAGAGCTGCTGTTTGTTTCACTCCGTGCTTGCGATGGCTGATGATACGAAGTTCCTCCTTTTGGTTTTACTCTTGAGCAGCTCATCTTTGTGTTTTGGCAGTGAATTTGATATCCAGTGCCTGAAGTCTGTACAACAATCAGTGATTGATCCCTTCGGCGTactcaaatcctcttggaacttcgAAAACGACTCAGCCGGTTTCATATGCCGCTTTACTGGTGTGGAATGCTGGCACCCCGACGAGAACAGGGTCTCCTCTCTGCGTCTCGGCAACCTAGGACTTGAAGGCCCATTTCTCCAAGGTCTTCAAAACTGCACAAGCATGAGCGGCCTGGATCTGTCGAATAACTATTTTTCAGGACCGATCCCTGCCGAGATCTCGCGGCAGATGCCGTACCTGACGTCTCTGGATCTTTCGTACAATAGCTTTTCGGGTTCAATCCCACAGAGTATCTCACAAATGACATATCTGAATGCCCTCATCTTCCAGCATAACCAATTGAGCGGTCAAATTCCACCGCAATTTGATTTGCTTGATAGGTTAACTATATTCAATGTTGCGGAGAACTTGTTATCAGGGCCCATTCCTACTTTGCTGGAGACCTTTCCGGCTTCAAACTTTGCTGGTAACCAAGGGCTTTGTGGTTCACCGTTGGATGATTGTCCGGTACGAATCAGGCTGCACAGGATCAACGACCAGTCGAGCATCGGAGCGGCCGTCGGGTTCGTCGTGGGGTTCGTGGTGGCCTTCTACTTCCCGCACTGCTTCGTCTGCTCCGAGAGGCTCCGTGCCTACGTCGTTCGCATATGA
- the LOC123445084 gene encoding probably inactive leucine-rich repeat receptor-like protein kinase At5g48380 has translation MMHGYTKLVVWLLLLSSSSSYFGHGISDSDLQCLKDLKQSLIDPNGILEAGSENESPWNFTDSPMCDFIGVVCWNPFDDRVLSLRLGNLGLEGPFPRGLELCTSMTTLDLSGNNFTGPLPERISEQMPYVSFLDLSNNSFSGGIPASIMNMTYLNVLVLQHNQFTGGIPAINLSRLISFDVADNSLTGPVPDSLQGFPAGNFTGNPGLCGAPLGKKCKKRFRVRIHVRFIWIREMFVRIRKLLHRINDASIIGASAGFIFGFVVAFYFPHKFLFCGRLQPYTFRVCT, from the coding sequence ATGATGCATGGTTACACGAAGCTGGTCGTCTGGCTGCTGCTCTTAAGCAGCTCGTCATCGTACTTTGGCCATGGAATCAGTGATTCTGATCTCCAATGCTTGAAGGACCTCAAACAGTCGTTGATTGATCCCAACGGTATACTCGAAGCCGGCTCAGAAAACGAATCCCCGTGGAATTTTACTGACAGTCCCATGTGCGATTTCATTGGCGTGGTGTGCTGGAACCCTTTTGATGACAGGGTTCTCAGTTTGCGCCTCGGCAACCTAGGACTCGAAGGTCCATTCCCTCGAGGCCTCGAGCTTTGCACCTCCATGACCACTCTTGACCTGTCAGGCAACAACTTCACAGGCCCTCTGCCGGAGCGCATCTCCGAGCAGATGCCCTATGTAAGCTTTCTGGACCTCTCGAACAACAGCTTCTCAGGTGGAATCCCTGCAAGCATCATGAACATGACGTACCTCAATGTCCTCGTTCTTCAACACAACCAGTTCACTGGCGGGATTCCGGCGATCAACCTTTCACGGCTCATTTCGTTCGATGTCGCCGATAACTCGCTGACGGGTCCTGTCCCGGACTCTCTGCAGGGCTTCCCGGCTGGCAACTTCACGGGCAACCCGGGGCTCTGCGGGGCCCCGCTGGGCAAGAAGTGCAAGAAGAGGTTCAGGGTGCGGATACACGTCAGGTTTATCTGGATTCGTGAGATGTTTGTCCGGATTCGGAAGCTACTGCACAGGATCAACGATGCGTCCATCATCGGGGCGTCCGCTGGGTTCATCTTTGGGTTCGTGGTGGCCTTCTACTTTCCGCACAAGTTCTTGTTCTGTGGGAGGCTCCAGCCCTACACCTTTCGTGTTTGTACATGA